One segment of Amycolatopsis alba DSM 44262 DNA contains the following:
- a CDS encoding alpha/beta hydrolase, with translation MAIPLQIRAEAAFSQLAFWLPSPLRRAIAGSPLRLDGQELALDAQLLLRLQKLAKASLVRGSVEESRRLLLASRHLVSGPTIEPVATRELLIPTGDGDVPATLYTPAGLPDPSGLLVFFHGGGWVVGSRASHDNTVRYLAKQAGVRVLSVEYRLAPETRFPGATEDAIAAFEYAFAKARDLGADPARIAVGGDSAGGNLAAVTAQQAVKRGGGVPAFQLLFYPATDFTVRRRSRELFAEDLFLTDSDMTWFEGHYVPKGTDLYNPKLSPLHGDVSGLPPAYIATAGFDPLRDEGEAYAEKLRKAGVPVALSRQPDLIHGYINFLGVGRRFREATAEAAGALRLGLAPK, from the coding sequence ATGGCGATCCCGCTCCAGATCCGTGCCGAGGCCGCGTTCTCGCAGCTGGCGTTCTGGCTCCCGAGCCCGCTCAGAAGGGCCATCGCCGGATCGCCGCTCCGCCTGGACGGACAGGAACTCGCCCTCGACGCCCAGCTCCTGCTTCGCCTGCAGAAGCTGGCGAAGGCATCGCTGGTGCGGGGAAGCGTCGAAGAGTCACGCCGCCTGCTCCTGGCGAGCAGGCATCTGGTCAGCGGACCGACGATCGAACCGGTCGCCACCAGGGAGCTGCTGATCCCGACGGGCGACGGCGACGTGCCCGCCACGCTCTACACACCGGCCGGCCTTCCCGACCCGTCCGGGCTGCTGGTGTTCTTCCACGGCGGCGGCTGGGTGGTCGGCAGCCGCGCCTCCCACGACAACACCGTCCGCTACCTGGCGAAACAGGCGGGCGTGCGGGTTCTTTCGGTCGAGTACCGGCTCGCGCCGGAGACGCGGTTCCCCGGCGCCACCGAGGACGCGATCGCGGCTTTCGAGTACGCCTTCGCGAAGGCGCGGGATCTGGGCGCGGACCCGGCCCGTATCGCCGTCGGCGGCGACAGCGCGGGCGGGAACCTGGCGGCGGTGACCGCGCAGCAGGCGGTGAAACGCGGCGGCGGGGTCCCGGCGTTCCAGCTGCTGTTCTATCCGGCGACGGATTTCACCGTGCGCCGCCGTTCCCGCGAATTGTTCGCCGAGGATCTGTTCCTCACCGATTCGGATATGACCTGGTTCGAAGGCCATTACGTGCCGAAGGGCACCGATCTGTACAACCCGAAACTTTCCCCGCTGCACGGCGACGTTTCCGGATTGCCGCCCGCGTATATCGCGACGGCCGGTTTCGATCCGCTACGCGACGAGGGCGAGGCTTACGCGGAGAAATTGCGGAAGGCCGGGGTCCCGGTGGCGCTCAGCCGCCAGCCCGACCTGATCCACGGGTACATCAACTTCCTCGGCGTCGGCCGCCGGTTCCGTGAGGCGACCGCCGAAGCGGCCGGGGCGCTGCGGCTGGGCCTCGCCCCGAAGTGA